Genomic window (Neorhizobium galegae bv. orientalis str. HAMBI 540):
GCCGCCATCGACGCTGATCACGGCGCCGGTGATGAAGGCCGCCTTGTCGGAGCAGAGATAGGCGATCGCGCCCGGCGCATCATCGGGACCACTGGCGCGGCCAAGCGGAATGTTCTTCAGCATGTTGGTGACGTATTCGTCGGAAAGTTCGCTCACCTCGCTGCCCGGCGCAAAGCCCGGCTCTACGACGTTGACGCGGATGCCGTATTCGGCAAGCTCCAGCGCAAAGCCCTTGGAGAGCCGTTCGATCGCGGTCTTCGAGGTGCAATAGGGGACGGAATTCTGATTCATCTTGCGCGCCGCGCCCGAGGAGATGTTGATGATCGAGCCGGCCTTGCCTTCCGCGATCATCAGCTTGGCGAATTCGCGCGACAGCACGAAGGGCGCGCGCAGGTTGACGCCGAAGACGCGGTCCCAGTCGGAGAATTCCATCTCCAGCAGGCTGAAGCGGGTGTAGATGCCGGCATTGTTGACGAGAATGTCCGGCGCCTTCCATTCCCGCTTCA
Coding sequences:
- a CDS encoding SDR family NAD(P)-dependent oxidoreductase, translating into MEFENKTIVITGAAGIFGRWTAAYFAREGAKLCLSDVRMDGLEKAVSELGLDRSKVLLHATELTSDASMLELVDLVKREWKAPDILVNNAGIYTRFSLLEMEFSDWDRVFGVNLRAPFVLSREFAKLMIAEGKAGSIINISSGAARKMNQNSVPYCTSKTAIERLSKGFALELAEYGIRVNVVEPGFAPGSEVSELSDEYVTNMLKNIPLGRASGPDDAPGAIAYLCSDKAAFITGAVISVDGGNSIGNYKRPERAKTAG